In Triticum aestivum cultivar Chinese Spring chromosome 5B, IWGSC CS RefSeq v2.1, whole genome shotgun sequence, the following proteins share a genomic window:
- the LOC123114386 gene encoding uncharacterized protein: MAENWVEEGSKNTSAPTSPPSCQTSSTRRSRQRNIFHLLSHREVSPRTKHQAKRHWNKPPTCGAGYSELRYSATDAKHDLFSWAESQSLHRWSAKYCPLMPPPRSTIAAAFSSDGKTLASTHGDHTVKIIDCQTGKCLKVLGGHRRTPWVVRYHPLHSDILASGSLDHEVRLWDANTSDCIGSQDFQRPIASIAFHARGEILAVASGHKLFIWNYNRRGESSAPTIILRTRRSLRAVHFHPHGAPYLLTAEVNNLDSADSQLTHATSTGYSNYPSALFFANINSRGHPHLESNMSSPCLIWPAFLRDDGSLYIPRNDLASGSTNVQQSSSSLAQNVLASDAENQQSDQSVTPMDVCPGEPSASSDVQMPSTSNSLPLPAIARPSGSAVDRMPVNSFTTSGLDVQMFLRNSEGGNHHHDLFSDSRSWELPFLHGWLMAQSQTGASSSIPIPAGSTRGSNRHYASRPHALASVPGVGNSLLGPQIDEAEARAASLGVGSELATSLFSAGAAELPCTVKLRVWRHDIKNPCVALETKACCLTISHAVLCSEMGAHFSPCGRFLVACVACLLPQTEGDQGSQLPVQYESTGAGTSPTRHPLPSHGVIYELRVYSLEEATFGEILTSRAIRAAHCLTSIQFSPTSEHILLAYGRRHSSLLRSIVMDAETTGIPVYTILEVYRVSDMELVRVLPSAEDEVNVACFHPSPGGGLVYGTKEGKLRILQHNGADAASMGLNCFIEESMLEVQRYALEG, encoded by the exons GGGTAGAAGAAGGCTCAAAAAATACTTCTGCTCCGACGTCGCCCCCTAGTTGTCAAACCTCTTCGACAAGAAGATCAAGGCAACG AAACATATTTCATCTATTAAGTCATCGAGAGGTGTCTCCTCGAACAAAACACCAAGCTAAAAGGCATTGGAATAAGCCTCCGACTTGCGGCGCTGGTTACAGTGAGTTAAGATATTCAGCTACAGATGCTAAACATGATCTATTTTCGTG GGCAGAATCACAGTCCCTGCATCGTTGGTCTGCAAAGTATTGCCCTCTTATGCCACCACCTAGGTCAACTATTGCAGCCGCATTCAGTTCAGATGGGAAAACACTTGCATCAACACA TGGTGACCATACTGTTAAAATAATTGACTGCCAAACAGGGAAATGTTTGAAAGTGTTGGGTGGACATCGGCGCACACCTTGGGTG GTTAGATACCATCCCTTGCATTCTGATATACTTGCTAGCGGGAGTTTGGATCATGAAGTCCGTCTTTGGGATGCTAATACCTCAGATTGTATTGGATCTCAGGATTTCC AGAGGCCAATTGCATCCATTGCGTTTCATGCAAGGGGGGAGATTCTGGCAGTTGCATCAGGTCACAAA TTGTTCATATGGAACTACAATAGGCGAGGGGAGTCTTCTGCCCCGACCATTATATTAAGAACCCGCCGTTCGTTGAGAGCTGTGCATTTCCACCCTCATGGTGCTCCATATCTTCTTACGGCAGAG GTTAACAATCTTGACTCCGCAGACTCACAGCTGACCCATGCAACGTCTACTGGCTATTCGAACTATCCCTCAGCTTTGTTTTTTGCAAACATCAACTCTAGAGGCCATCCACATCTTGAGTCTAATATGTCATCACCTTGCCTAATTTGGCCTGCATTCCTCAGGGATGATGGAAGTCTATATATTCCTCGAAATGACTTGGCTAGTGGTTCAACCAATGTGCAGCAGAGTTCATCATCTTTAGCTCAAAATGTATTGGCGTCAGATGCTGAAAACCAGCAGTCTGACCAGTCTGTAACCCCTATGGATGTATGTCCAGGGGAACCATCTGCGTCTAGTGATGTTCAAATGCCTTCCACGAGCAACAGCCTGCCACTTCCGGCAATAGCCAGGCCTTCAGGATCTGCTGTTGATCGTATGCCAGTGAATTCATTCACCACTAGTGGGTTAGATGTTCAAATGTTTCTAAGAAATTCAGAGGGTGGAAATCACCATCACGATCTCTTCAGTGACTCGCGTAGCTGGGAGCTGCCTTTTTTGCATGGTTGGTTGATGGCCCAAAGTCAGACAG GTGCTTCTTCATCGATACCGATTCCCGCTGGCAGTACTAGAGGATCAAATCGACACTACGCCTCACGCCCTCATGCTTTGGCCTCTGTACCAGGGGTTGGGAATTCACTTCTGGGTCCACAAATCGATGAAGCTGAGGCTCGTGCTGCGTCCTTAGGTGTTGGATCAGAACTTGCTACCTCACTGTTTTCTGCCGGCGCTGCTGAATTACCTTGTACAGTGAAGCTTAGAGTATGGCGGCATGATATCAAGAATCCATGTGTTGCATTAGAAACCAAGGCATGCTGCTTGACAATCTCTCATGCCGTTCTTTGCAG TGAAATGGGTGCCCATTTCTCCCCTTGTGGACGATTTCTGGTGGCTTGTGTTGCATGTTTGCTGCCTCAAACAGAAGGTGACCAGGGTAGCCAATTACCTGTGCAGTATGAGTCTACAGGAGCTGGAACATCACCAACTCGTCACCCACTTCCCTCCCACGGAGTGATTTATGAGCTTCGGGTTTATTCTCTTGAGGAGGCAAC ATTTGGAGAAATTCTCACGTCCAGAGCAATAAGAGCGGCTCATTGTTTAACTTCCATTCAG TTTTCGCCTACTTCAGAGCACATACTGTTGGCATATGGACGTCGTCATAGCTCGTTGCTCAGGAGCATTGTTATGGATGCGGAGACGACTGGAATTCCTGTATATACTATCTTAGAG GTTTACAGAGTTTCGGACATGGAGCTGGTAAGAGTTCTTCCTAGTGCTGAAGATGAAGTCAATGTTGCATGCTTTCATCCTTCCCCTGGAGGTGGTCTTGTTTATGGGACTAAG GAAGGGAAGCTCAGGATCCTACAACACAATGGCGCAGACGCTGCAAGCATGGGACTGAATTGCTTCATCGAGGAAAGTATGCTTGAg GTTCAGAGGTATGCGTTGGAAGGCTGA